A single Osmerus mordax isolate fOsmMor3 chromosome 9, fOsmMor3.pri, whole genome shotgun sequence DNA region contains:
- the noto gene encoding homeobox protein notochord, translating into MQVLNRPTGAYGYPVRNYASSYPQYPGTQCAATTKPAAGKSFTIDALLAKPDERITGRTSPTPCGMKYQSAAALHPIAGQMCSPIPQYLYTPNMLHTVMHTQPGYSVYCCPPFTYQASCRGSFYPQDSAQSKVGVHSFKHKGGKSKRMRTSFTNEQLSRLEKEFARQQYMVGSERFLLASALQLTEAQVKVWFQNRRIKWRKQSLEQQQAKLAKLGLAAPLRSPGSQGQEEGDEDEEIDFSDGSDVDIDGPLDHC; encoded by the exons ATGCAAGTACTGAACAGACCAACCGGGGCTTACGGCTATCCAGTGCGTAATTACGCATCGTCTTATCCACAGTATCCTGGAACCCAGTGCGCCGCAACGACAAAACCTGCCGCTGGGAAATCGTTTACTATCGACGCTTTGCTCGCTAAGCCCGATGAGAGAATCACCGGCCGGACCAGTCCCACTCCCTGCGGAATGAAATACCAGTCAGCAGCCGCGCTTCATCCGATAGCGGGTCAGATGTGCTCACCCATACCGCAGTATCTTTATACACCTAATATGCTGCATACGGTGATGCACACACAGCCCGGGTATTCTGTCTACTGCTGTCCACCGTTCACATACCAGGCGTCATGTCGAGGCTCCTTTTACCCCCAAG ATTCAGCTCAGTCCAAAGTCGGCGTTCACTCATTCAAGCACAAAGGAGGGAAATCCAAACGAATGCGCACAAGCTTCACAAACGAACAACTTTCCCGGTTGGAGAAAGAGTTCGCTCGCCAGCAGTATATGGTCGGATCAGAGAGGTTCCTCCTGGCGTCCGCGTTGCAACTTACCGAAGCTCAG GTCAAAGTCTGGTTTCAGAACCGCCGTATCAAATGGCGCAAGCAGAGCCTGGAGCAGCAGCAGGCGAAGCTGGCGAAGCTTGGGCTGGCGGCCCCTCTGAGGAGCCCCGGTTCTCAGGGACAGGAGGAAGGGGACGAAGATGAGGAGATCGACTTCTCTGACGGCTCTGATGTGGATATCGATGGACCTCTTGATCACTGCTAA
- the emx1 gene encoding homeobox protein EMX1, with product MFSSAGKRCFTIESLVAKENHLTTEDPIRPTALSYPNPTDAFMNTYQGPTGRSIYQNPELVFPEAVNHHSLTMNPHQLGGPHLQHPHFFGTQHRDPLNFYPWVLRNRFFGHRFQGNDVSQDTLLLHGPFARKPKRIRTAFSPSQLLRLERAFEKNHYVVGAERKQLANSLNLSETQVKVWFQNRRTKYKRQKLEEEGPDSQQKKKGNHHINRWRIATKQGSSEDIDVTSED from the exons ATGTTTTCGTCAGCAGGCAAACGTTGCTTTACGATAGAGTCCTTAGTCGCCAAAGAGAATCATTTAACTACCGAAGATCCCATCCGACCAACGGCACTAAGTTATCCCAACCCCACAGACGCTTTCATGAACACTTACCAGGGTCCAACAGGAAGGTCAATATACCAAAACCCGGAGCTCGTGTTCCCTGAGGCGGTGAACCACCACTCACTGACCATGAACCCTCACCAGCTAGGAGGACCGCATCTTCAGCACCCGCACTTCTTTGGGACACAACATCGAGACCCACTTAATTTCTACCCGTGGGTTTTAAGAAACAGGTTCTTTGGACACAGATTTCAAG GCAACGATGTTTCCCAAGATACTCTTCTCCTCCACGGCCCCTTCGCCAGGAAACCCAAACGCATCCGCACGGCGTTCTCGCCCTCGCAGCTGCTGCGTCTGGAGAGGGCCTTCGAAAAGAACCACTATGTGGTTGGAGCCGAGAGAAAGCAACTGGCCAACAGCCTCAATTTATCGGAAACACAG GTCAAGGTGTGGTTTCAGAACCGGAGGACTAAGTACAAACGTCaaaagctggaggaggagggtccgGATAGtcagcagaagaagaaaggcAACCATCACATCAACCGCTGGCGCATTGCCACCAAGCAGGGCAGCTCCGAGGACATCGACGTCACCTCAGAGGACTAA